The following coding sequences lie in one Phragmites australis chromosome 8, lpPhrAust1.1, whole genome shotgun sequence genomic window:
- the LOC133927142 gene encoding probable GDP-L-fucose synthase 1: MGTVTAADPHPTFLADKDAKVFVAGHRGLVGSAILRRLLSLGFTNVVVRTHAELDLTRQADVEAFFAAERPRYVILAAAKVGGIHANSTFPADFIAANLQIQTNVVDAALRCGSVRKLLFLGSSCIYPKFAPQPILEASLLSGPLEPTNEWYAVAKIAGIKMCQAYRIQHGLDAVSAMPTNLYGPHDNFHPENSHVLPALIRRFHEAKAYNAPEVVVWGSGSPLREFLHVDDLADAVIFLMDQYSGLEHVNVGSGSEVTIKELAELVKEVVGFQGKLVWDSSKPDGTPRKLMDSSKIQGMGWKPKITLKEGLVETYKWYVENVVSDK, from the exons ATGGGCACCGTCACCGCCGCCG ACCCGCACCCCACCTTCCTCGCCGACAAGGATGCGAAGGTCTTCGTCGCCGGGCACCGCGGCCTCGTCGGGTCCGCGATCCtgcgccgcctcctctccctcggcttcaccAACGTCGTCGTCCGCACCCACGCCGAGCTCGACCTCACCCGCCAGGCCGACGTCGAGGCCTTCTTCGCCGCGGAGCGGCCCCGCTACGtcatcctcgccgccgccaaggTCGGCGGCATCCACGCCAACTCCACCTTCCCCGCCGACTTCATCGCCGCCAACCTCCAGATCCAGACCAACGTCGTCGACGCCGCACTCAGGTGCGGCTCCGTTCGCAAGCTCCTCTTCCTCGGCTCCTCCTGCATCTACCCCAAGTTCGCGCCGCAGCCCATCCTGGaggcctccctcctctccggtCCGCTCGAGCCCACTAACGAGTGGTACGCCGTCGCCAAGATCGCCGGCATCAAGATGTGCCAGGCCTACCGCATCCAGCACGGCCTCGACGCCGTATCCGCCATGCCCACCAACCTCTACGGCCCGCACGATAACTTCCACCCGGAGAACTCGCACGTCCTGCCCGCCCTCATCCGCCGGTTCCACGAGGCCAAGGCGTACAACGCCCCCGAGGTCGTCGTCTGGGGTTCCGGCTCGCCGCTGCGCGAGTTCCTCCACGTGGATGACCTCGCCGACGCGGTGATCTTCTTGATGGATCAGTACTCGGGGCTGGAGCATGTCAATGTGGGCAGCGGGAGCGAGGTGACCATCAAGGAGCTCGCGGAGCTGGTGAAGGAGGTGGTCGGGTTCCAGGGGAAGCTGGTGTGGGACTCCAGCAAGCCGGACGGCACGCCGAGGAAGCTAATGGATAGCTCCAAGATACAGGGTATGGGTTGGAAGCCCAAGATCACCCTCAAGGAGGGCCTCGTCGAAACCTACAAATGGTACGTCGAGAATGTTGTCTCTGACAAGTAG
- the LOC133925975 gene encoding E3 ubiquitin-protein ligase GW2-like produces the protein MGNVASGRRRPAAVEERLTRPRRLLRELPDVDAGRLRRLIRNGDLAPCFDAAEDAVGGQGEECPICFYFYPSLNRSKCCGKGICTECFLQLMPSNASKVVHCPFCKIKSYAIEYQGARTTSAKKIEQEEEQNVNETKMRVHSKSQIAGEIILP, from the exons ATGGGCAACGTCGCGTCAGGGCGTCGGCGGCCGGCCGCGGTGGAGGAGCGGCTCACGCGGCCGCGACGCCTCCTCCGGGAGCTGCCCGACGTCGACGCTGGCCGCTTGCGCCGCCTCATCCGCAACGGCGACCTCGCGCCGTGCTTCGACGCGGCCGAGGATGCCGTCGGCGGGCAAGGCGAGGAGTGCCCCATTTGCTTCTAC TTCTACCCGAGTCTGAACAGATCCAAGTGTTGCGGCAAAGGGATCTGCACAG AATGCTTCTTACAGCTGATGCCATCGAATGCTTCTAAAGTTGTCCA CTGTCCTTTCTGCAAAATCAAGTCCTACGCAATTGAATACCAGGGTGCTCGAACGACAAGTGCGAAGAAAATTGAGCAAGAA GAAGAACAGAATGTCAATGAGACTAAAATGAGAGTACATTCGAAATCTCAGATTGCCGGTGAAATTATTCTACCTTAG